One genomic window of Microbacterium sp. BH-3-3-3 includes the following:
- a CDS encoding response regulator transcription factor produces the protein MIRVVVVDDEALVRSGFEMILGASPDIDVVAAVDGDVAVEVIRREKPDVALLDIRMPGRSGLEILTELATDADRPVIGILTTFDTDEYIARALHEGAAGFLVKDTAPEHLAAMVRTLAAGGVVLSPQVSRTLVEGYAGATDREASRRVALLTDRERDVLACLPTGESNAEIGKRLHLSGATVKDHVSAILGKMSVSSRLEAALIAERAGRRGGRG, from the coding sequence GTGATCCGCGTGGTTGTCGTCGACGATGAGGCGCTCGTGCGCTCCGGCTTCGAGATGATCCTCGGCGCCTCCCCCGACATCGACGTGGTCGCGGCGGTCGACGGCGACGTCGCCGTCGAGGTGATCCGCCGCGAGAAGCCCGACGTGGCGCTGCTCGACATCCGCATGCCCGGCCGCAGTGGGCTCGAGATCCTGACGGAACTCGCCACCGACGCGGATCGCCCCGTCATCGGCATCCTCACGACGTTCGACACCGACGAGTACATCGCGCGCGCCCTGCACGAGGGCGCCGCGGGGTTCCTCGTCAAAGACACGGCTCCCGAGCACCTGGCCGCGATGGTGCGCACGCTCGCGGCCGGCGGGGTCGTGCTCTCGCCCCAGGTCTCGCGCACCCTCGTCGAGGGGTATGCGGGGGCGACCGACCGCGAGGCGTCTCGACGGGTCGCGCTGCTGACCGATCGAGAACGCGACGTGCTGGCCTGCCTGCCGACGGGCGAGTCGAACGCCGAGATCGGCAAGCGGCTGCACCTCAGCGGGGCCACCGTGAAAGACCACGTGAGCGCGATCCTCGGCAAGATGTCGGTCTCGTCGCGGTTGGAGGCGGCGCTCATCGCCGAACGCGCGGGGCGTCGCGGCGGGCGCGGATGA
- a CDS encoding sensor histidine kinase, producing the protein MISAVRARWAAFAGSRVFNATIDVALAAAALLDVAVSLPGWSPIESAWALLAVAGLLVRRRLPWVAFALVLPGLVVDAMTVAAPIALYSVAVRVRRIPLLVGAGAVTFACFLLPDWQLPPLDYLAPSLLYALMYAATPIALGALVRTRLELSARVAELSAARESERRRDEQDVLRRERARISREMHDVVSHQVSLTAVQAGALQVASPDPEARRVAGIIRTLSVRTLDELRQMVSVLRADGATTDSPAPQPTLADLPRLIADSGLDARLEADLPSDLTPAVQRAVYRTVQEGLTNARKHAPGALVRVTATASTSSIDVVVQNDAARAARLRLPSSGTGLRGLRERAELLGGRLHAAEGVDGGFRLAVSVPRRETES; encoded by the coding sequence ATGATCTCGGCGGTCCGGGCGCGATGGGCGGCGTTCGCCGGGAGCCGGGTCTTCAACGCGACGATCGATGTCGCCCTGGCCGCCGCGGCCCTGCTCGACGTGGCCGTGTCGCTGCCGGGGTGGTCGCCGATCGAGTCGGCGTGGGCGCTGCTCGCCGTGGCGGGGCTCCTGGTGCGCCGGCGCCTGCCCTGGGTGGCTTTCGCCCTCGTCCTCCCGGGGCTGGTGGTGGATGCCATGACCGTCGCCGCTCCCATCGCCCTGTACTCCGTGGCGGTGCGCGTGCGGCGGATCCCGCTGCTGGTGGGCGCGGGCGCGGTCACGTTCGCCTGCTTCCTGCTCCCCGACTGGCAGCTGCCCCCGCTCGACTATCTGGCGCCCTCGCTCCTGTACGCGCTCATGTACGCCGCGACCCCGATCGCGCTCGGCGCCCTCGTGCGCACGCGCCTCGAGCTGTCCGCCCGGGTCGCCGAGCTGTCGGCCGCGCGTGAGAGCGAGCGCCGCCGCGATGAGCAGGACGTCCTGCGGCGGGAACGGGCCCGCATCTCGCGCGAGATGCACGACGTCGTGTCGCACCAGGTGAGCCTGACGGCCGTGCAGGCCGGTGCGCTCCAGGTCGCCTCGCCCGATCCCGAAGCGCGGCGCGTGGCCGGCATCATCCGCACGCTCTCGGTACGCACCCTCGACGAGCTGCGGCAGATGGTGAGCGTGCTGCGCGCCGACGGAGCGACCACCGACTCCCCCGCCCCGCAGCCCACCCTCGCCGACCTCCCCCGGCTGATCGCCGACAGCGGACTCGATGCCCGGCTCGAGGCCGACCTCCCCTCCGACCTCACCCCCGCGGTGCAGCGCGCGGTGTACCGCACGGTGCAGGAGGGGCTGACCAATGCGCGCAAGCACGCACCGGGAGCCCTCGTTCGCGTGACCGCGACGGCCTCCACCTCGAGCATCGACGTGGTCGTGCAGAACGACGCCGCCCGGGCGGCCCGCCTGCGCCTCCCCTCCAGCGGCACGGGGCTGCGGGGGCTGCGCGAACGGGCCGAACTCCTCGGCGGCCGCCTGCACGCGGCCGAGGGTGTCGACGGCGGCTTCCGCCTGGCCGTGTCGGTGCCGCGGCGCGAGACCGAGAGCTGA
- a CDS encoding PIG-L family deacetylase, with translation MSDAQPPSPDESRDGEPSRDADAAFARARRVVVTRRVAIAGGLTLLGLGGGALLYRQARRSDGPDGAWVPLAPIVPGPLPSEVPTSPAAEPPGLDTTLAVWAHADDDIIFANPALAGAIRSGGTVRAVYVTAGDAGRGLAYAEKREAGIRAAYDCMRGSTAPWATTQIELHSGARVTRFVPSDDPRLSITVLRLADGNLDAKGFPSTGSAGLTQLINGKTSTLQPIDGAPAYTLDGLTATLAELADAARPQRVSTNVPHGSAFAHGDHPDHSAVGSLMRAIVPTVGIAAAAVSYFVGYPSKREPANVTGALLDDKVDIYETYAAHDPVVTCENASACLAQPGFGQWLRRSYAKSDDELRLT, from the coding sequence GTGAGCGACGCACAGCCGCCGTCCCCCGACGAATCCCGGGACGGCGAGCCCTCGCGCGACGCTGACGCGGCGTTCGCCCGGGCGCGCCGTGTCGTGGTGACTCGACGGGTGGCCATCGCCGGGGGTCTCACGCTTCTCGGGCTGGGCGGAGGGGCGCTGCTCTATCGTCAGGCGCGGCGCTCGGACGGCCCCGACGGGGCGTGGGTGCCGCTGGCTCCCATCGTGCCCGGACCGCTGCCGTCTGAGGTACCGACCTCGCCCGCCGCCGAGCCCCCCGGCCTCGACACCACGCTCGCGGTGTGGGCCCACGCCGACGACGACATCATCTTCGCCAACCCCGCGCTCGCCGGGGCCATCCGCAGCGGCGGGACCGTGCGCGCCGTCTACGTCACCGCCGGCGACGCCGGGCGGGGCCTCGCCTACGCCGAGAAGCGCGAGGCCGGCATCCGCGCCGCCTACGACTGCATGCGCGGAAGCACCGCGCCCTGGGCGACCACGCAGATCGAGCTGCACAGCGGTGCGCGGGTGACCCGCTTCGTCCCTTCGGACGATCCTCGGCTCTCGATCACCGTGCTGCGTCTGGCCGATGGAAACCTGGATGCCAAGGGGTTCCCCTCGACGGGGAGTGCCGGCCTGACCCAGCTCATCAACGGAAAGACGTCGACTCTGCAACCGATCGACGGCGCACCCGCGTACACGCTCGACGGGCTCACGGCGACCCTCGCCGAACTCGCCGACGCGGCCCGGCCCCAGCGCGTGTCGACGAACGTGCCGCACGGCAGCGCCTTCGCGCACGGCGACCACCCCGACCACTCCGCCGTGGGGTCGCTGATGCGCGCGATCGTGCCGACCGTCGGCATCGCGGCCGCAGCGGTGTCGTACTTCGTCGGGTACCCCTCGAAGCGCGAGCCGGCGAACGTCACGGGGGCCCTCCTCGACGACAAGGTCGACATCTACGAGACCTACGCCGCTCACGACCCGGTGGTCACGTGCGAGAACGCTTCGGCCTGTCTCGCCCAACCGGGCTTCGGGCAATGGCTGCGGCGGTCGTACGCCAAGAGCGACGACGAGCTCCGGCTCACCTGA
- a CDS encoding YbhB/YbcL family Raf kinase inhibitor-like protein, with product MTDLTRAQSPDPYPLLPSVAAFDVVSDDVREGQPLSDDQVADKGNTSPHLHWSNVPEGTKSFTITCFDPDAPTPSGFWHWVLVDLPADLTEIPAGFAGGELPAGAFHVRNDGGQAGFLGAAPPKDDQPHRYFFVVHAVGADSLGADPDATPAAVSFGLAFSTLGRAIVHGTYQH from the coding sequence ATGACCGACCTCACGCGTGCGCAGTCGCCCGACCCGTATCCGCTCCTCCCCTCCGTGGCGGCGTTCGACGTGGTCAGCGATGATGTGCGTGAGGGGCAGCCGCTCTCCGACGACCAGGTGGCCGACAAGGGCAACACGTCCCCGCACCTGCATTGGTCGAACGTCCCCGAGGGGACGAAGTCGTTCACGATCACCTGTTTCGACCCCGATGCCCCGACGCCGAGCGGCTTCTGGCACTGGGTCCTCGTCGATCTCCCCGCCGACCTGACCGAGATCCCGGCCGGATTCGCCGGCGGCGAGCTCCCCGCAGGTGCGTTCCACGTCCGCAACGACGGAGGTCAAGCCGGCTTCCTGGGCGCCGCTCCCCCGAAGGACGATCAGCCCCACCGTTACTTCTTCGTCGTCCACGCGGTGGGCGCCGACTCCCTCGGGGCGGATCCGGATGCCACTCCCGCCGCCGTCTCGTTCGGTCTGGCCTTCTCGACCCTCGGACGCGCGATCGTCCACGGCACCTACCAGCACTGA
- a CDS encoding three-helix bundle dimerization domain-containing protein yields MTQRSEGFDKDATVSGVEERLHDRFPEAEPDVVHYEAVVAVEKFADAPVKDFVDIIAEREARARVEQELQAD; encoded by the coding sequence ATGACGCAGCGCAGCGAGGGCTTCGACAAGGACGCGACCGTCTCCGGCGTCGAGGAACGTCTCCACGACCGTTTCCCCGAGGCCGAGCCCGACGTGGTCCACTACGAAGCGGTGGTCGCGGTCGAGAAGTTCGCCGACGCACCGGTGAAGGACTTCGTCGACATCATCGCCGAGCGCGAAGCCCGCGCCCGCGTCGAGCAGGAGCTGCAGGCCGACTGA
- a CDS encoding PIG-L family deacetylase, whose product MSRVSTPSRRSRRRRRSAALIAALVVAAVVLVAVAATVAFSLGRAADVVASATPSAAGTPTPSATPSPSVTPTPTPTPTPTPPPAPAPLSPAAQSCDGRPTLMSVWAHPDDDIIFGNPAISDAISAGDCARTVFLTAGDAGKGRGYTSSRELGILRAYNSMRGVSGLWDTDEIVLDTGMHVTRLTPQNDPRLSVVFVRLPDGNITDGGFASTGHATLSKLLDGTIPTLSPTDDCPDVTLAQLSDSLIELAEAWHPSTVLTHIPRGSAFAPGDHPDHSVTGTLVRDALGSLPAVAPGIRYLVGYPSEKLPRNLDGEQLDAKIETYRVYTQQDEVIRCADRSACLGTRRFGEWLQRSYPKSEAELQMG is encoded by the coding sequence ATGTCCCGCGTCTCGACGCCCTCGCGACGTTCTCGCCGTCGGCGCCGATCCGCCGCACTGATCGCGGCCCTCGTCGTCGCCGCCGTCGTGCTCGTCGCGGTCGCGGCCACCGTCGCCTTCTCGCTCGGCCGCGCGGCCGACGTCGTGGCATCCGCGACACCGTCGGCCGCGGGCACGCCGACTCCCTCCGCCACGCCGTCTCCCTCGGTGACCCCCACGCCGACGCCGACGCCGACGCCGACGCCGCCCCCCGCACCGGCGCCCCTGTCGCCGGCGGCGCAGTCCTGCGACGGTCGTCCGACCCTCATGAGCGTGTGGGCGCATCCCGACGACGACATCATCTTCGGCAACCCGGCCATCTCCGACGCCATCTCGGCCGGCGACTGTGCGCGGACCGTCTTCCTCACCGCCGGCGACGCGGGCAAGGGGCGGGGATACACGTCGTCGCGTGAGCTCGGCATCCTGCGCGCGTACAACTCCATGCGCGGGGTGAGCGGATTGTGGGACACCGACGAGATCGTGCTCGACACGGGGATGCACGTGACCCGTCTCACTCCGCAGAACGATCCACGTCTGTCGGTCGTGTTCGTGCGCCTCCCCGACGGCAACATCACCGACGGGGGATTCGCCTCGACCGGCCACGCGACGCTCAGCAAGCTGCTCGACGGGACGATCCCCACGCTGTCGCCGACCGATGACTGCCCCGATGTGACGCTCGCTCAGCTGTCGGACAGCCTCATCGAGCTCGCCGAGGCGTGGCATCCGAGTACCGTTCTCACCCACATCCCGCGCGGCAGCGCCTTCGCGCCGGGAGACCACCCCGATCACTCGGTCACCGGCACCCTCGTGCGCGATGCCCTCGGATCCCTCCCCGCGGTGGCACCCGGCATCCGGTACCTCGTGGGGTACCCGTCGGAGAAGCTGCCGCGCAACCTCGACGGCGAACAACTGGACGCCAAGATCGAGACCTACCGCGTCTACACGCAGCAGGACGAGGTCATCCGCTGCGCCGACCGGTCGGCCTGCCTCGGCACCCGGCGTTTCGGCGAGTGGCTGCAGCGGTCGTACCCGAAGAGCGAGGCCGAGCTGCAGATGGGCTGA